The Nitrospirota bacterium genome includes the window ATTATTTCTATGCAATCAGGGACAACATACTGATAGTCAAGTTCATGGATACAAAAATATTTGAGCTGGGACAGCCTGGCGTCATACATGATTACTCCATTGGCGTCGGTGGCGATATCCTCGGCGGTGCGTCTTCAGGCACATCAGGCGCAGTTAAAGGCGACGTCTCCTTAAAATCCGCTTCGGACAAGACGGCTGTTCAATTCTGGGATGCGCTTGAAAATTCATTAAAGACCCTTCTCCCTGCGTCGGCAGCAGCGCCAGCCGGAGCCGCCGCAGTGCCTGTGTCAAGTTTTACCATTAACCGTATGACCGGAACAATCATGGTTACAGCCTCAAAAAAAGACCTCACAAAAATTGAAAACTACCTGTCTAATTTGCAAAAAGTTCTCAACAGGCAGGTGCTTATTGAGGCTCGCATTATTGAGGTGCAGTTGTCTGACTCATTAAAATACGGCATTGACTGGAGTGTTATAAGCAACTGGCGGGGCGCCGGCACTGTCAACATAGCCTCTTCAAATTTCAAAGATGTCGTCAGCAGCATCGGAAAGAATATCCAGATAGGAATTACCGGCAGTGATTTTACATCAGTCATTAGGGCATTGCAAACACAGGGAAATGTAAAAACACTTTCAAATCCAAGGGTAAACATCATGAACGGGCAGACAGCCATGCTGAGCGCCGGCAGAAGTACGACCTACCTCGCAAAGGTTGAGTCAACCACAACCTCTGAGGGAGGCGCCTCAACCACCACTTTCACCACAAATGAGAAGTCTATTCTCTCCGGAGTCATGTTCGGACTGGTGCCGTTCATCAGCGAGGACGGAAAAATAACAATGACCATAACACCTATTATTTCAAACCTTGTAACGTTTGATGAGCAGACTTTTGGCACAACAAAAATAAAATTGCCTACTGTTGATTTAAGGGAGATGAGCACCACAGTCAAGATTTCAGACGGGCAGATGGTCATTATCGGAGGGCTCATAGACAGCAAGGAAGAATTAACGGAAAACAAAGTGCCTATATTAGGCAGCATACCTCTTTTAGGGTATTTTTTTAAGAGCGTAGAAAAAACTTATGAGAAAAAAGAGCTTGTGATAATGCTTATTCCGAAGCTGGCGAATAACTAAATAAAGTTTAAGAGTTAAAAATAAATGAATTAATATTTTTTAATCCATAACTTATAACTTTTAACTTATAACTTTTAACTTTTTTTATGCAATTAGGACAGCTTTTAAAAGAAAAAAATCTGATAACTGAAGATAGAGTGCGGATGGCGCTTGCCCATCAGAAGGTAACAAGAGACCTTCTGGGCGACCTGCTTGTAAAACTCGGTTTTGTCTCGGCAAATGAAATAGCCGAAGCCCTTGCAGAACAGGCAGGCATCCCGTTCATTAACCTCTCCGAATATACAATCCCCTCAGATGTCATCAAGCTCATACCAAAAGATATTGCGGAAAAAACAGGTTTTATTCCCTTAAGCATAACAGACAATATCATAGAAATAGGGATAACCACTCCCGCCAATATACTGGCCATAGACACAGCTTCAAAACTGACGGGAAAACAGCCGAAGGTCTTTATGATTGACGCAGAGTCTTTTCATGAGACGCTTGAGAGGTCTTACTTCTTTCTTGAAAACCCGGTTGAACAGCGCATTAATAAGGCAGTTGACGACATAAAATCCGCCGTGACGCCGCCTGCAAATGTGATAGCCGAGTTGGCGCAGAACCTGATAATAGAAGGCATACGGAGGAAGTCAACCGACATACACATCACGCCTACTACAGACACCATTGATGTTTTTTACAGGGTGGACGGTGTGCTCCAGCACGGCTTCTGCATCCCTAAAATCGCATACAACGGCATTGTGACAAAGATAAAGGTGCAGTCTACAATGGATATTTCAGAACAAAGGCTCCCGCAGGACGGGTCTTTTTCCCTGACCTTTCTGAACAAAAAACATGAGATGCGCGTATCAACAATCCCCACCATTTACGGTGAAAACATTGTTATCAGAATCCTTGCCGGCACCGGTCCTCTGCTCAGGATAAGCAATCTCGGCTTTGACCCTGAAAACGCAGAACGCCTGCGTGCATTGTTTCAGAAGCCTTACGGAATCATCCTGATTACAGGACCCACGGGCAGCGGTAAGACAACAACCCTTTATGCGGCATTAAGAGAAGTTAATCTCATTGAGAGAAATGTCCTTACCGTTGAGGACCCTGTAGAATACAAGCTTAGTTTTGTCAAACAGACAGCAGTCAATCTGAAGGCAGGTTACGATTTTGCGCTTGCCGGAAGAAATTTCATGAGGCAGGACCCTGATGTAATGCTGCTCGGTGAAATAAGAGATGAGGAAACCGCAAAAATTGCAATCAGAGCGTCTATTACAGGGCATCTTGTCTTAAGCACCCTGCATACAAATGACGCCATTACCTCCATACCAAGGCTTCTTGATTTTGACATTGATAAATTTTTGCTTTCCTCATCGCTTCTCGCCGTAATTGCACAGAGGCTTGTCAGAAAGCTCTGTGCGCATTGCAAAGAATCCTATACAGTGTCTCAGGCAGAACTGATGTCGCTGGATTTGATTGAACCTGGGGATGAAAACAAAATAAGCACTGCTTACAGGGCAAAAGAATGCCCGAGATGCAATCACATGGGCTACCTTGGCAGGATAGCCATCGGAGAAGTTGTAGTTGTCAATGATGAGATTAAAGACCTTATCGCCGAAGGCGCATCACTGCACAAACTCAAGGACGCCGCCTTAAGAAACGGAATGATACCGCTTAAGCTCAACGGCATAAGAAAGGTTAAAGAAGGAATAACCAGCATAGAAGAAATCATGAGGGTTGTGATTTAATGCCTTTTTTCACCTATAAGGCGCTGAATTTAGAAGGTGAAATAGTCAGAGGCTCCATAGAAGACGTTGACATGGACGTTGCTTACAGCAATGTATCTCAATTAGGACTCCACATTTTATCAATACGCAAATCCACCAGGCTCACCAAGCTCTTTATAAATAAGGTTAAAGCATGGGGCATAAGACCCAAAGATATCATCGGGTTTGCAAACGACCTTGCAGTCATGCTGAAAGCGGGACTGCCCCTGCTTACCTCGCTTGCCGATATTGCAGATGCCATAGAAAACAAACGGTTTAAGGAAAGAATTGCAGACATCAGGAGGACGGTTGAATTAGGCTCAAGCCTTTCCTCCTCCATATCTCACCATCAAGACATTTTCCCTGATATTTTTATACAGCTTGTTGCAATCGGCGAGGAAACAGGCCAATTGGAAAAAAGTCTCTCAGACATTGTAATGCACCTGCAGAGGATGGAAGACTTAAAAGCCGCAATAAAAAGAGCCCTGCTTTATCCGACATTCGCCATCGTCACCACAACCGGAGCGCTGCTTTTCTGGCTTATTTACGTACTCCCCAAGATATCCTCTCTTTTTAAATCCATGTCAGTCCGCCTTCCCCTTATAACACAACTCCTCATAGCCGCAAGCGATTACAGCATCAAATACTGGTATGTTCTTTTAGCTGTGCCTGCAGCCCTTATCGTCATTTACAAGCTCATGACAAAAAGCGAGCTTACCAGATATTATATTGATTCTGCCAAATTAAGGCTCCCCATTGTTAAACTTGTCGTATATAACAAAATACTTGCACTGCTCACCGAGCAGTTACGGATACTGCTGTCGGCAGGCCTTACGATTGACAAATCTTTTGATATAATGATAAAACTTATGGGTAATCTCGTGTTCAAGAAAGCCCTGACAGAAGTAAAAAAAGATATTTTGCTTGGAAGCAGGATTTACGAGTCAATGAAAAAACACGGCGAGTTATTTCCCAACATTGTAACCAGGCTTATACATATCGGGGAAGAGGCGGGCAACCTGACAGAACAGCTTGATTACATGAGCAGGGAATTTCTTAAAAGGCTTAACGACGTCTCGCAAAAAATGGAGAAACTGATAGAGCCTATAGTTATTGTTCTGGTAGGCGGGCTCTTTCTGGTAATAATAGCAGGACTGATGCTGCCCATATACGACCTTGTCTCAACAATGGGCGGCAAATAAAGGAAGGCATAATATACATGGACTTTTTAGATTTTTTCGGGCTTAAGGAAGACCCTTTCAAATTAACGCCGGACCCAGCCTATTTCTATCCGTCATCCACCCATAATGAAGGACTCCTCCTGCTTGATTATTCCATAGAGCAGAAAGAGGGATTTACGACAATTATAGGAGACCCCGGAAGCGGAAAAACAACTCTCCTTAACGTATTCCTGGAGAAATGGAAGCCCAAGGCTGAGATTGCAATGATTCTCACGCCGCGCCTGCTTCCCGAAGAATTTCTGGTCTCGGTCCTTGAAGACCTTAACATACAGCCTGCACAGAAAAACAAGAATGAAATCATAAAAGCATTCAGGGACTTTATGATAGCGAAGTCTTCCGAAGACAAGCGGGTTATTATAATTATTGACGAAGCGCAAAATCTCCCTGCGGACACCCTTGAGGAATTAAGGCTGCTTTCAAACCTTGAAACCGACAAAGATAAGCTCCTCCAGATAGTTTTATTAGGACAGCCTGAACTTGAAGCAAAGCTGACGGCGTCCAAATTAAGACAGCTTAATCAAAGAATACTCACAAGGATACATCTGCGCCCCCTCTCCGATGAAGAGACTTCAGACTACATAAACCACAGGCTTATCAAGGCAGGCAAGAGAAACCTCAAGATTAATAAAAAAGCAGGAAAATTAATACCGAAATACTCAAAGGGTATTCCGCGACTCATAAATATGCTGATGTCAAGGACTTTAATGGCTGCATTTCTTGAAGAAAGCACCATTCTCCATCCCCGTCATATCCGCCATGCAGTAAAAAGCCTTCAGCATGACGACCTCAGTATTAAAAAATACGTCGGGCTTGTGCCTGCGCTTACCGGGCTACTGCTGGTTATTTTAGCCGGCTTTTTCAGCTTCAGGTACCTGCCGAATTTTATTGCCGGATATCCGGTGACAATAACGGTAAATAATGAACAACCTCCAAAAGCTGTCACACAGACGGCAGTCATTCCCCCACAGCAGGGAACAGAAAACAGCGTACAGGATACAGGCGCAAAAACAGATGAAAGCGCACCTGCAAACACGAACAATGCCGGCTCATCAGAGGCAAAGGAACCGGCAGGCAAAGCAAAAGCCCTTGTCGGACAGTATGTAACCATCAGGGCTACTGCGGCTAATCTGAGGGATGCCCCTTCCTTTACATCCAACACAGTCAGGTGGGCGTTAAAAGGGGAAAAATTTGAGATACTTGACAAGTCTGAAGACAACAAATGGTATCAGATTCTCCGCAGAGGGGAAAAACTCTGGATAGCCCGGGCCGTGGTTAGAGTTGAATAAACGCTGTTCGCTATAAACGTAATGTGAACCGGCACTCAGCAAACATATACAC containing:
- a CDS encoding type II secretion system F family protein — translated: MPFFTYKALNLEGEIVRGSIEDVDMDVAYSNVSQLGLHILSIRKSTRLTKLFINKVKAWGIRPKDIIGFANDLAVMLKAGLPLLTSLADIADAIENKRFKERIADIRRTVELGSSLSSSISHHQDIFPDIFIQLVAIGEETGQLEKSLSDIVMHLQRMEDLKAAIKRALLYPTFAIVTTTGALLFWLIYVLPKISSLFKSMSVRLPLITQLLIAASDYSIKYWYVLLAVPAALIVIYKLMTKSELTRYYIDSAKLRLPIVKLVVYNKILALLTEQLRILLSAGLTIDKSFDIMIKLMGNLVFKKALTEVKKDILLGSRIYESMKKHGELFPNIVTRLIHIGEEAGNLTEQLDYMSREFLKRLNDVSQKMEKLIEPIVIVLVGGLFLVIIAGLMLPIYDLVSTMGGK
- the mshL gene encoding pilus (MSHA type) biogenesis protein MshL, which produces MIRSILCSAICALMLLSCASSQQPKKSEVTPALTDKEPPLEIKEPELKSPDFVPVQEDILPTQTRVVTIAARNTPLRDVLYTIAESANLNLVMERGVNPDLPITMTLNSISVENALNLIFDSVDYFYAIRDNILIVKFMDTKIFELGQPGVIHDYSIGVGGDILGGASSGTSGAVKGDVSLKSASDKTAVQFWDALENSLKTLLPASAAAPAGAAAVPVSSFTINRMTGTIMVTASKKDLTKIENYLSNLQKVLNRQVLIEARIIEVQLSDSLKYGIDWSVISNWRGAGTVNIASSNFKDVVSSIGKNIQIGITGSDFTSVIRALQTQGNVKTLSNPRVNIMNGQTAMLSAGRSTTYLAKVESTTTSEGGASTTTFTTNEKSILSGVMFGLVPFISEDGKITMTITPIISNLVTFDEQTFGTTKIKLPTVDLREMSTTVKISDGQMVIIGGLIDSKEELTENKVPILGSIPLLGYFFKSVEKTYEKKELVIMLIPKLANN
- a CDS encoding type II/IV secretion system protein, yielding MQLGQLLKEKNLITEDRVRMALAHQKVTRDLLGDLLVKLGFVSANEIAEALAEQAGIPFINLSEYTIPSDVIKLIPKDIAEKTGFIPLSITDNIIEIGITTPANILAIDTASKLTGKQPKVFMIDAESFHETLERSYFFLENPVEQRINKAVDDIKSAVTPPANVIAELAQNLIIEGIRRKSTDIHITPTTDTIDVFYRVDGVLQHGFCIPKIAYNGIVTKIKVQSTMDISEQRLPQDGSFSLTFLNKKHEMRVSTIPTIYGENIVIRILAGTGPLLRISNLGFDPENAERLRALFQKPYGIILITGPTGSGKTTTLYAALREVNLIERNVLTVEDPVEYKLSFVKQTAVNLKAGYDFALAGRNFMRQDPDVMLLGEIRDEETAKIAIRASITGHLVLSTLHTNDAITSIPRLLDFDIDKFLLSSSLLAVIAQRLVRKLCAHCKESYTVSQAELMSLDLIEPGDENKISTAYRAKECPRCNHMGYLGRIAIGEVVVVNDEIKDLIAEGASLHKLKDAALRNGMIPLKLNGIRKVKEGITSIEEIMRVVI
- a CDS encoding AAA family ATPase: MDFLDFFGLKEDPFKLTPDPAYFYPSSTHNEGLLLLDYSIEQKEGFTTIIGDPGSGKTTLLNVFLEKWKPKAEIAMILTPRLLPEEFLVSVLEDLNIQPAQKNKNEIIKAFRDFMIAKSSEDKRVIIIIDEAQNLPADTLEELRLLSNLETDKDKLLQIVLLGQPELEAKLTASKLRQLNQRILTRIHLRPLSDEETSDYINHRLIKAGKRNLKINKKAGKLIPKYSKGIPRLINMLMSRTLMAAFLEESTILHPRHIRHAVKSLQHDDLSIKKYVGLVPALTGLLLVILAGFFSFRYLPNFIAGYPVTITVNNEQPPKAVTQTAVIPPQQGTENSVQDTGAKTDESAPANTNNAGSSEAKEPAGKAKALVGQYVTIRATAANLRDAPSFTSNTVRWALKGEKFEILDKSEDNKWYQILRRGEKLWIARAVVRVE